From Schizosaccharomyces pombe strain 972h- genome assembly, chromosome: II, the proteins below share one genomic window:
- the gpi16 gene encoding pig-T family GPI synthesis protein has translation MKKNGCLLLFAYSLLSFSLTAATIDETYDESLFIKSFSSRYSYVSFAFEIGASTDSTHSSVFSESSFSLFPLSIARVMDECQVSELHIRATRGRWDYENWKESPDNGFYSGGLGFEVWAFMANDPSMKYWLKLTNQLSGLLCASLNYIDSSNTYQPQLSYPGSFSFSNNTQYFASLPQEDVCTENLSPLFKLLPCKRKAGIASLLDSHLFFDTDWHSFSIDVYPSENQSLASVKMGIIIQAVVDVERNGRRKGKTTFQPPSEYCHDEDMDSLHCLMSGYSTEHHTVDDLFHKVPKERCLLSSTFSDVFVSNGDKIDTFSLDEAANIQIPIQSTSDNHTVTVDRSLSNDGNHWGSLSSTIYNPSSSPRTIVYFEKFPWFVRVYLHTLTITLNGTRINTKDFIEKLYYQPLRDRKAGTMMEIQFSIPPHTNLIVHFNVEKTPLRLDEYPPDANRGYNLPPAIISVFDENNTKLCSLRTAALLMFIPTPDFSMPYNVIIFTSTVIALTFGGIFNLLTRRFVPQQSKFQNRQPSMLQRLKEKIFHKKRG, from the coding sequence atgaaaaaaaacggatgtttattattatttgcTTACAGCTtgctttccttttcattAACGGCAGCAACTATAGACGAGACTTATGATGAATCTCTATTCATAAAGAGCTTTTCAAGTCGCTACTCATATGTTTCATTCGCATTTGAAATCGGTGCATCAACTGACAGTACACATTCTTCAGTATTCTCCGAATCAAGCTTCTCTTTGTTTCCTTTATCTATAGCCCGAGTAATGGACGAATGTCAGGTTTCAGAGCTACATATTCGAGCAACCCGTGGTCGATGGGACTATGAAAATTGGAAAGAGTCTCCCGACAATGGTTTTTATTCGGGTGGATTGGGTTTTGAAGTTTGGGCTTTCATGGCGAATGATCCCAGCATGAAGTATTGGTTGAAATTGACTAACCAACTTTCTGGCTTACTTTGTGCTTCACTAAATTATATTGATAGTTCCAACACTTATCAACCACAACTTTCATATCCAGGCTCCTTTTCGTTTTCCAATAACACTCAATATTTTGCTTCGCTCCCTCAAGAAGATGTCTGTACTGAAAACTTATCTCCGCTTTTCAAGCTTCTCCCTTGTAAGAGAAAAGCAGGAATTGCCAGTCTATTGGATAgccatttgttttttgataCGGATTGGCACTCCTTTTCCATAGATGTTTATCCTTCAGAAAATCAGTCTCTTGCTTCAGTCAAGATGGGCATTATAATTCAAGCGGTGGTAGATGTAGAAAGGAACGGAAGGAGAAAGGGCAAAACAACTTTTCAACCTCCTTCTGAATATTGCCATGATGAGGATATGGATTCTCTGCATTGTCTAATGTCTGGTTATTCAACCGAACATCATACCGTGGATgatctttttcataaaGTGCCTAAGGAAAGATGTCTACTTTCCTCAACTTTTTCTGacgtttttgtttcaaatgGCGATAAAATTGACACTTTTAGTTTAGACGAAGCTGCAAATATTCAAATCCCTATTCAATCTACTTCCGATAATCATACAGTCACTGTTGATCGTTCCCTTTCGAACGATGGCAACCATTGGGGAAGTTTGTCTTCTACAATTTACAATCCCTCATCTTCTCCTCGAactattgtttattttgaaaaatttccttgGTTCGTGCGCGTGTACTTACATACTTTAACTATCACTTTGAATGGAACACGTATTAATACTAaagattttattgaaaaattgtattatCAACCGTTAAGAGATCGCAAGGCAGGCACGATGATGGAAATCCAGTTTTCAATACCTCCACATACAAATCTGATTGTTCATTTTAATGTAGAAAAAACACCCTTACGCCTAGACGAATATCCTCCCGATGCAAATCGTGGTTACAATCTTCCTCCAGCAATAATCAGCGTGTTTGATGAAAACAATACCAAGCTTTGTAGCCTACGAACTGCTGCGCTTCTAATGTTCATTCCTACACCAGATTTTAGTATGCCGTATAACGTAATCATATTTACTTCAACAGTTATAGCGCTTACATTTGGGGgtatatttaatttgctTACTCGGCGGTTTGTACCTCAAcaatcaaaatttcaaaacagGCAGCCCTCCATGTTACAAAGactaaaagaaaaaatatttcataaGAAAAGAGGGTGA
- a CDS encoding G-patch type RNA-binding protein (RNA-binding protein, G-patch type, human GPANK1 ortholog): MENKGNMELSNSYGFYKNGRRVSFVKATSEQSLDEATFIEKGSAQAFYHSLFENDRDNSHTMNSKRDEAGFACEVCQIYIPNSKKINHFKSMTHLLSSQHISNKFQPHLLKPKSLGYRVLSQYGWSPQGDTAGLGLENQGRRAPVRAFRVKNDTIGLGTKIDLEKVAVNKCRKGKRQCQIQHSKDVRLKEALIKHFSSN, encoded by the coding sequence ATGGAGAATAAAGGAAATATGGAGCTGTCAAATTCTTAtggtttttataaaaatggtCGTAGGGTTTCATTCGTAAAAGCCACTAGTGAACAATCGTTGGACGAAGCCacttttattgaaaaaggatCGGCACAAGCATTTTATCATTcgttatttgaaaatgatagGGATAATTCGCATACTATGAACAGCAAGAGGGACGAAGCTGGTTTTGCTTGTGAAGTGTGTCAAATATACATTCcaaatagcaaaaaaattaatcattttaaatcaatGACTCACCTTCTTTCTTCACAACatatttcaaacaaatttcaaccccatttattaaaaccaaaaagCCTTGGTTATCGAGTTCTTTCTCAGTATGGTTGGTCTCCCCAAGGAGATACTGCTGGATTGGGTTTGGAAAATCAGGGTCGTCGTGCCCCGGTTAGAGCATTTCgtgtaaaaaatgatacGATTGGACTCGGTACCAAGATTGATTTGGAGAAAGTTGcagtaaataaatgtcGCAAAGGCAAGCGTCAGTGCCAAATCCAACACTCAAAGGATGTACGCCTTAAAGAAGCTTTaattaaacatttttcGTCTAATTGA